The Thalassomonas actiniarum genome contains the following window.
AGTCTTGTGGAGGCAGTCGGATGAGCGGTACCAGCATGGTGGTGTTGATCGTATTGATTTCGGTGGGCTTTGGCGTACTTTACGACATGTATAAGAAGCATCTGGAATTTAAAGAAAAAACCTTGAATTATAACCAGGATAGCGACAAACAAAATCAGTTGCTGAAGCAGCAGGTTTCAGCCCTGGAAGAGCGGGTGCAGGTGCTTGAAAAAATCGTGACCGATGAAGGTTATAACGTACAAAAAGAGATCAATAAGCTATAAGCGTTTAACATGTCAGGCTAATACAATGTCTGCTCCGGTTCACCATCAATGAGGTACCGGTAACAGGGTCGCGATGTCTTTTCAAAAGATTACAAAACAATACAAAAATAGTATGTTCCCGAAAACTGCCAACTCTTATTATTATCACCAGATGTAAATAATTTTCGACAGTATTTGGGCTAAAAACAGCCCGGGGTGATAGCGTGCCGAAGAAAGACGATAATTGCTACTGTATCAACCATCCGGATGAGGTCATGATCAAAAATGACGGTTTCTCGGCTATCACCTCCCTGAAAAAAGAAGCGGGAGAGGTTATTTTCGACCCGGGATCTGGTGTGCCGATCATCACTTATATGTGTTTGAAATGCGGTTATATTGAAAATTATACCGCCCAGTTTGATGAAAGCTGGAACAGCTGAGTCAGTAAGTGTGCCAGCGAATATAGCCGGAGCACCTGGCTAAGGTGCGGCTGATAAAGAAATACCTGTGTGCTTAGCACTTATTGGCCGAGTTTAACAGGACAAGAACAACTTGCCCTGCTAAGTCTTTTTCCTGCATTGGCACAAACTACTCCCGGGCTGGTTAAGCCGTCTTTTTCTCCGGGCTTTGTTGTTTTAACAGTAAGTAAAACAATATCAGGTTGGCGATAAACCATAAATCTTTGATCAGGAAATGTCCTGTGCTGGTTAGCAGGGTATCTGCCGATATTGAAGCATCAAAGGAAATTAAAAAAGTTTGTGTCACCACAAAGACCATGCCGGACATGACAATGGCGGGCAATACCAGCTTGTGGTAATAAATGGCGGCGATAAGTAACACCACGGCAACCAGGTCATAGACACCTATGAGGTTGGAAGTGGTTTGCACATCCCAAAGCTGATACATCCAGGACATCAAAGGCGAGCTTAGTACCAGGTCTTCTATGCCTTTGGCTTCAATGGCGGTGAATTTCATGCCGCCTATCCACAATAACACTAACATCACCGGCGCTATGTTGAGCCATATTGCCTGTTTATGGGGTAATTGCGGCTTGATGAATAATATGGCAATCGAGAGCAGGGCAAAATATTTGATCACCCCCTGGCCCGAGCCTATTACCGGGAAGCCGCCCATAGAGGCAATCCAACGAGTTTCGGCAAACAGGGAAACAAGCGGCACCAGGCTGATCGTTACCAACAGATAACCTAATAGCGGCTTCAAAGAGGGGGTCTGTATCGACAGCAATGCCAGGATAGCACTGGCAATAAAAGCTAAAGCCGCCATGGCATTGAAAACAGAGGCGGGCAGCAGCTCACTGGCAGAATAAAAATCGGTTGCCAGCGTAATGTGTTTATGGGGCCCCATCAGTAACATACTTAACCCCAAAAGGGCGGCAGAAAGGGCGACTAATATTAAGACTAAGTTGTTATATTTTGCTTGCACGGTTAACTCTTGAACACGGAATTTGTTGCTAAAAGACCTTGCAGCTGATTTTTTATTTCATTTTTTGCTATTTTTTATTTTAGCTGGTGCCTCTGGTTA
Protein-coding sequences here:
- a CDS encoding DUF417 family protein, whose amino-acid sequence is MQAKYNNLVLILVALSAALLGLSMLLMGPHKHITLATDFYSASELLPASVFNAMAALAFIASAILALLSIQTPSLKPLLGYLLVTISLVPLVSLFAETRWIASMGGFPVIGSGQGVIKYFALLSIAILFIKPQLPHKQAIWLNIAPVMLVLLWIGGMKFTAIEAKGIEDLVLSSPLMSWMYQLWDVQTTSNLIGVYDLVAVVLLIAAIYYHKLVLPAIVMSGMVFVVTQTFLISFDASISADTLLTSTGHFLIKDLWFIANLILFYLLLKQQSPEKKTA